AACTTTTTGATTCCTTCAATGGCTATAgtttgattattgattttgctTCATATTTTGAGTGAcatattttaccaattgtatAATGtaaagtttaaattaaaaacttgaACCACAAGCTATTAGTTGTTAGtagaatgaaaattacatgGTCGATTCTCAtcattaaatttcaatgaTTTATATAGTATTCAAATGGAGCTCTCGATTTCATGTGGAGTATGTTGGaaatgaaagtaaaatatttagaaaagcATGTGCGTGTGAGTGTGTTGACAGTGTGAGATAGCATTACTATGTTAACTTTATAATAGTATGAATAGTAAATGTGAGATTATAAAAACGTTATGATCCTACAATTGCGATGtaatattgagatttgataatagtaatagtttttagtttttttttttttttgaatttcaaattgatatgacataatattataatagCATAAGTCTAAGCTGGAATGTGATGCAATCTATGGCTTATATTCAAGTGGACTCAGAAGTCTATTCAAAAATTGTGGGCGACAAGATTTATGCCTGATCCAAATTAACACACTCCccatttccatttcaatttcttttttagggATAATTTCCATGTACCCAATTTTagcatttttataaaatgctatcattattttatgaagaaattgaaattagaaATGGATTTATGACCCGGACATATTCACTGTACAAACGATGAGACTGTTTGCTAGATTAGTAATAACTCTTGAGTTATaaatactttttcattttatttttactataaatgaaaatagacaTTATATCCAATgaacatattttattagcataaaaatgaataaattaaaagagctactacattttattaatttttcgaatttacattttaaaaatttctatgtcagaaaattaaagtaagcactttaaataaataaataaataagaaaaatatagaaattcaCAAGCTAAAGAAAGAAACAGAGAGGACACATACATTATACATACAGAGTGGAATGTATCTATCTATTCCAGACTATTTCTGATTTATTAGGAATCAATTTTGTAACCGACCTTTCTTGAATTTGGACGCACACACATCAAGATTGACTCAAAATTATTTCCTCAAAAACATTTCCTTTTCTGTATCAGCCCTTCCACCGTTAACCAAcgctaaaaaaaattgattttttcgAAACCCTTGATGAAATAATGCGAAAATATTCGGGGACTTTCTTGGGTTGAAAATGAGTGAAGATAGAGGAGTAATGTAGATATTTTAGAGCCCAATTTGAGTAATGATTTATTGCTTCGTTTTCATCAATCGAGAGGGCAGCTTGTGATTCGTATTTACAGATACAGGGCCGTATACATACACACACTTAATTTTAGGTATTTCTCATCATTTGTTCCTTTTCTGGATTAGATGTCTGAATTGGTGGCGCGAACTGGTCGGCAGCAGCAGCGTTACGAGGATGGTTACCGTCTCATTGCTGGGTATCTctttctcttcaatttttcaatttgtgtattttaaatttttaattttcatgagGCGTGCATGTTTGTTTGCATGAAGGATTGTGCTAAACGTGTCCAATTGGGGAATGTGGAGAAATTTGAGTTAGTTTTGTTAACTGAGGAATGTGTGATTCTTTTTGTTTAGGATCTTGTTACTTGGATCATTTTAGATGGTTGTGGCTGCTAGGTTTTGCTTAATTAGAATGAAATGTGCAATCTTTGATGAAATGGCATGTGAATGTTGTTTGTGAGTTGGCCTAATTACTggatattttctttctccctgTTGGTAATGGTGCTGGGGAGCTTGTAGTGAAATCAGGTATAGTTATCCCCTTTTAATTGTTTGTGTGATTTTTAGCTTCTTGTGTTTCTTCCTTTGGTTACTTGGGGCTTCTTTTGccaattgattcaatttttgggTGTTCTGCAACTAAGTGTTTTCTGATCGATTGAGAAAAAGCTCTCAAGTTTTGATTTTAGCTTCCACACTGGTTTTGTGCCTCATTCTTGTCTAGGTTCACAAAGGAATACTTTCTAGTAATATTTTCCTCAATCCTCCGTAAATGTATGGGCGACATAAAGAGCATATTAATCTTTCTGACCTCAGAAATCTTTATGATCAAAGATATCATGCTTCACTGTTCATTGACTGTTTGTTTCTTCCATAAACTTGACAACTCATCTGTTATTAGCACTGGTTTCTTTTCCCTGAGAGATGATTTCCCTTAGGGTGTCTCCACCGGTGCCCTTCCCACTCGCCCGTCGCGGACGGGCGACCTGACGGGCGCCATAGTGGGCCGGACGgccgcccacgcccgtcccgtgTGCCCCTGCGATGGCCTCGCCCCTCCCgtcgacgtccgaccggacgtccgccactgtggcgaaggtcggacgtccgatatttaaaattttttttttttttttttaaaataataaactctataaatagggctccccaacttcatttcattcacaccacttgtggtgataagtttctctctctctacaaatttcatttctactacaatggagtacaatagaAACTCCCCCACCACGAGCGGAGGGAACACACCCTCGATTCCCATCGGATCGGAGGGAAATTTtgcggggatgaatccccagatggcggggatgggcggtGTGCCGGCGATGACTCCCCAAATGTTCTACAATATGTACACTTGGATGAGTCAAATGGGTCAGATGATGCCGGGGGCAGCGGGTATGCCGGCAAATATGTCGGGGATGGGTGGGACTGCGGGGATGGGAGGGGcgagtgggaagggctagtgcagtgggaagggctagtgatgtggcagtggaatgggaagggctagtgctgacgtggcatgggaagggctagtgggaggggcgagtgggaggggcgccaccggagacacCCTTAAGGAGcagtaaaacatgattttttccTGCTTATATGGCAAATCTTGAATTGGAGACATGTTTTCTGAATTTGGAAAAGGCGGCAAAAGTTTGACATTCTTCTCCTTCTGTTTCTATGGGCTGAGAAGTGAAGTAGGAAAAGTGGATGCTTTCTGGGGTTTTTACTGTTTAAGCATTTTACCAGTCTCTTTGGTTAGCAAAAAATCTGATAATCTAAAGATTGTGGAGGATCTCTAGAGGAAGTTTAGGTAAGGTCCGATTCGGGATTTCTTGGTGGGTTTTGACTTCTAGAGATTTTGAAACTTTCATATTGCGTCTTGTGTATGTTTTTGTCTTCTGAGATCCCTTGTCTCAATGTACCTTGTTACTTGAtctaataaatttgttttgttagttTTTATAAAAGAGCATTCTCCATATTGTATCCTTGTTGATCAGAAGCGTGATTTCGCAGGTGTATTCCTTTCAGACATAGGACTATGAAAGATGATGGTGGTGgcacaaatgaaaatataatcgAAGTATTAATGATCAACTCGACTGGTGGGCCTGGTCTTTTGTTTCCAAAGGTTGGATCTTTGAACTATGTCACTGGATGCACACTGCATAAagcatgttttgtttttctgtcCACTGCTTCGCTGTTGGTTGCTGTGCATGTTGTTACTGATAAAATGAGATAAGATATAGATCATGCATTACCATCGCTAGGAAGCATCTTCAGATAAATGTTTTAAACTAGAAATTTGGTTTCTGTACCTCTGTGACCTTTAAGGTCTAACTAAGGTGTAAAGGAAGATGGGGACTGGATAAGACGAATTAAGTACATAGTGTTGATTTTGGATGATAACTGAACTTAGGCATGCTCCAGTAATTGTTTTAATGCTTTCGAACTTCATAAGGGTGGTTTGTAATACAATTGTTTTCTCCCTCAGTACCTAAGTTTTCCTCGTACAAATAGACAACCTGTTCTTATCTCTCATCTGTCAATTTTGACCAGTCAGGAAGACCAATAGGCTCACTTTTTCAAATACTGATAGGGGGgactttctcttactttcttTTCAAGTTTGTATTCAGTTTTTTCCATCTTTCAGAAGTTAGTTCAAGCTCCTATTTATAGCAAAACTCGAGGTTTTGAGTAAACTATTTCAGGGTTGCACTCATTTTCCATACATAACAACAATGAGGCGTTTCTTGAACATTTCACTCCCTTGTTCTACACCTATTTGAACATTGGAGATTTTCTAATGACTCCTCGAGCTAATCCTTCCTTTTATTAGAGCAATAGTGCTGACTGAGTGATACGCATGTTCTTCATTTTATCGTTGTCAGTGTAACATCCTTTCCCTCAGTAATTATCTCATTCCagaaagtagtactccctccgtcccggataattcgtcccactttgaccgggcatgagttttaagaaatgtaatgaaaagtgagttgaaaacgttagtggaatgttggtcctacttttatatacgtATTcgttttatagtaaaatgtgagtaggaatcagttagtggaatatagggtccactaccaaaaatggtaaaaaagtcaaatgggacaaattatgtgggacggactgaaatggaaaaatgggtcaaattatccgggacggagggagtagtaaatatcTTACAGCAATTCTTAGCTTAGGCCATCTATGTTGTTACACATGTGATAGTTAAACTCGAAGGTTAATATTTGATTGGatgtgtttataattttagtgtGCTTAGATATACGACAGAGGTCACATATGACATTTTTATGACTTAAACTAAAGTAAGAAGTCTTGTTTAGTTATCGTTGAGTGATACGTGGTGATATACACAGCTTTGAATTTGGATGACATATGTTTTTCATATGAGATGAATGCAAAATGTGATGTACGTGTAAAATGTTGTGTTATTTCGAGGAATTAATCCTTATATTAATAATGCCCTGCCTTTTCATTCTACTGTCATTTTCTGTAGGGTGGGTGGGAGAATGATGAAACGGCTGAGGAGGCCGCCGAAAGGGAAGCCATGGAAGAGGCTGGAGTTCGAGGCGATCTAGTGGTAAAATATATATCTATGTCTTTGTTGGTTGCTCGATTGCATTCCTATGACTTAGTTTTATATCAAAACCTGCCTAGTTTAAGCAAACTAGCACGTCGATCCAACGAAGAAGTGCATTTGTttgtgtaatttaattatgaactaTATCTGCTGTGGAGTCTACACgtctctctgtctctctcaTGCTTGTTCTTTTGTCAGCATTTTCTTGGTTGCTACTCTTTCAAGAGCAAAACACTCCAGGATGAATACAGCCCGGAAGGGCTGTGTCGAGCAGCTATGTACGCCTTGCATGTGAAGGAGGAACTCGACTCGTGGCCCGAGAAGAGCCATCGGCAGAGGAGCTGGCTAAAAAATTCCCTTAATTTGGAGAAGGTAGGAACTTTGAGAGTAAGATGCAAATAGATTGTGATGTTTTTAGGTGTAAAAGGATTTCATATTGGGTTTTTCCACACCCAAAATTGATGCCCCTCTTGAAGAAAAAATCGAGAAATGAATTTGTGACTTGTCACTTTTTGACTGTCCTGCTACTAATTTTTGGCTTATTTTATAACCTTTCGTAATAATTTATCTATAATTTACAAGATGTTTTTAGGTGTAAAAGGATTTCATATTATTGGGTTATCTGAAAACTGAAATgatctttttaaataattaggaGCTTAGTTAAACTATTGATCATGTATATCGTAAAAAACATTCTAACGTGTATAAAGAATCAATACTATATTCACATGCTGATATATAAGTCtttggactatgggtttatcttgCTCATAGTCTccggactttaaaaatatcgctaGACATTCATAGACTAAggatttatctcgaaaatgatCATTTTTCGCTGTTTTCGGTCAAAAATACCttttgggggttttgggggatttgggcaatttggtctttttacacttttaacattttaaatctgatattatttcagttatgtactaaatctaatattattttaaaattatcattcttcttcccttttgtcatccttcactttgtttctttatttcaatattaaatttaattttacaaaattaaattttaaatttcaatttttaaatatcaataaatttttttaattataaaattattaaataacaaaaattaatagtcataatcaatatttgatagtgtcatatttaatcaataagttatgacaacgccttagttttaatcaatatttaatagctttaatcataaatagataatataacacgatttattttgtaatagaTATgtatctaatgtaagactaatatagttttcgtttattaatttgaaaacaatcaatatttactatttcaacaaaatactcctatataaaatttttagtaggatcaaatttttagtcaacttcataatattcaattacaagcaattataacaaccgaacgaaggctaaatagaatagctcttatttttccataatgattaatattatttttctgtacttcttcaattcaattgaatattatattaaataacaaaaattaatagttttaatcaatatttatagtgtccatgaattaatagttttaattaaaaaaatttattgatatttaaaaatcaaaatttaaaatttaattttataaaattaaatctaatattgaaataaagaaacaaagtgaaggatgacaaaagggaagaagaatggtaattttgaaataatatcagatttagtacataactgaaataatatcaaatttaaatattaaaagtgtaaaaagatcaaattgcccaaaccctccAAAATCCCCCAAAAGGATATTTTCGACCAAAAACAGTGAAAATGatcattttcgagataaacccttagtccaggaatgtctggcgatatttttaaagttcagggACTATGGACGAGATAAACCTATAGTCCAGGGaacatttttgtagttcactctaataaataaaatgacaactcTATTATACATTCTATgattaatcttttatttaataaaatgcaattattTCATTGATGAAATAAATCAGCAAACTGACATCCAAATTGATGACCCAGACATGTGAGCATCAGGGAGAAAACGTGATGTGGAACTTCTGTGCTTCTAATCTTTTTCTCGTTTCTACAAGAAAAAGTTTGATactattgaaattttcaagATCATGTGATATAGTACTAAAGTTGGAGACACGTGTATCAtgagaaaaatgatactcgctcttagagcatccgcaatggtgcttaggccagtcataggccagccattctctcccctgccacattagcaatactaaaaaatccacctgccacatcaggatttaggccagccataagGCCAgcccgcaataaaaataattcaaaatatactacatttacgaaattaaaattacgattaaaatacggaattaaatttacgacacatatacgggaaaattcattaattgcatttaaaaaagttacatagataaaaaaaaattacatgcataataaagaaaaaaactatcgccgtgcaatcctccgtgcccacaactcttcaattatatccttttggagttgaatatgagcatacacttggcgcatgttggcaaattcctgaaggcggccggcttcatcgagaggtaccccacgtcgtacactaggggtggccgttccgtggcttggaccggcttcatcgtcactGACCCAACTAGTCCgggttgtacgccttcgtcttcgacgatcatgttgtgaaggataatgcaggcgtacattatctgggaaacgcatccgacatcccacaaacgcgttggacccttaattgccgcccatcgagaccggagcacaccaaatgcgcgctccacgtccttgcgcgccgactcctgtcgttgcgcaaagtaggccttcttttcatcacttgtttgtcggatcgttttcacaaagaccggccaccgagggtatatcccatccgccaagtagtagcccatatcatgccggttgccgttggccacaaatgagacggctggaccgacgccctgacacttctcgttgaagagggaagacgagttcaggacgttgaggtcgttgttcgacccggctaccccaaaatacgcatgccagcGATCCACATGttcggtaatcagctacggcctcgaggattatcgtggggttctttgacttgtagccggtcgtgtaggacccccttccaggcagtcggacaagcttcttccactcccaatgcatacaatctatgcgttgcctaacatcccggggaacccatgcttctccccgtgcatctcgAGCATCAAATTCTcgacaatcttcgggagtagggcttcgaaggtactggCTCACCGAAAATGCCGATCACGCCCTCACGGGAACTCCTTCAGACATTTCGTGGTcgacgactcaccgatgtggaggtactcatcccacatgtctgcgcgcctccgtaggccaaacgctgattgccgccgtgcacttttggataggggtgtggcctGGGTCACGCCGccccgcatcgtgcctgaagcggaaacacagatatTGACGCTCTAATGCCCcaacgatgcgcataaacaactccctgcgcattttaaaacgccgccggaacatgttggcgggaaaccgcgggtttTCCGAGAAAAGTAGTCGTCGtacagccgctgatgtgcagctacgtgatcccgatcaatcaccgctcggtggtggacaactcgtggagggcgaggtatcgcctgctgttccaccatacgcatgtaccgctccatctcgcggttcatgtaggcattcatagcctcgttcatcctccgttcgtactcctcagcatccccaccactaccaccactaccaccaccgctaccacccgcgttactcatcgcgcgatgatgctcttgtacagaaagttagagagagagaaaactcgttaaaacaagtggtgcaaatgaaaatgaaacgaaaatcgcgtttatataggtttgtaaaacaaaaaaacaaaaaaaacaaaaatcggcgctggccgatcgctggccgatcgggaagctacaatggcggctagccgatcggctagcacatcggccagcccacgccgatcggGCTGGCCGGTTTACCGCTGGCCGCCtacaatggttcggctagccgaccggccaCCGCGAAGAATCGGCTAGctggtcgctagccgaccattgcggatgctcttatttcAAAGTAAAATCATCTGCCATTTTGATACATCTCATGAAATTTGTatgtattttttgaaaaaaattcactaCACGTTGATTGCGCACTAATGATTTgtatctcatttttattaaaactaattcaatcacttttccgttttctcttttatattttactaattttaatttaacagACAGCTCATACtgtgaaaattatttttcaagaaagCTAAGGTTGTGTTAAGTGTTAACTTACCTAGATGAATTCTCCTTTCTGAAAGTTTGATAAAAAGACGTGGCCATCTACGTTTTATGTCTTTTCATATATGGTTGATATGGGACCTTCGGAACATAATGATTTTCCAGAAACTCAATCCTAGTTGgaataaagaaaagaagtgTTTATTTTGACAGCTTCATATGTGGATTAGAGGTTGGTGTTCGACCTTTCCTTTTTCATCTTATCAAGTTATAGATGATTTTATCAACATTAGAAGGTGGAAAGAACCAAAGAATccaagaaaaagaatacctCAGTGACATGTTGGAGGTGTCGGGTACGTATGTTGGAGGTGTCGGGTACGTTTTCACATTCTTTCACCCTTCTTTTGGGTAATGCAGTTGCTTTTGCTACCTTTGGCTTTCTCTTGTTCTTTGTTAGCGGGACATCTTTTTACTGAACGTGTTTGTTGCTCCTCTCTGTTTGTACTTTTGGAGTCTTAGCtcgccatttttttttatttgagtatgaaggaggaaattacaaataaactcctaagaaatgagaaattacCACTGATGTCAAGAGGGCTCGAACTCAGCACCTCATACATTAATGTCTAGGATCCTTGCTGCTAGGACAAAGACTTTGGACACTCACACTAATATTTAAGTGATTGGAAGACTccgaaatttaattaattggagaAGAAGCGCCCTACCTACAGATTGCACCTGGCCGTTGTTTCATGtaaattatggaaaataaGCCCAAAGTAAAACTTAttgttattatcattatttcaaaaaataattgcacACACACGTCTTTATCTTGACTAAATTCTGCGTGACTTCCTAAAAGATGTGAAAATTGATATGCCACCAGTTACCCACAAAAAATGAGTCACAAGAAAAAGATGGACATAAATTGTACTCCTACTTGGATActaaataagataaaagatGACTCCATTTCTGTGCACACTCATACTACTTATCTTCCATTAGTTAGAAATTAATATCTTCAAAGTTCTTAGctctatatatattggttttggaTCCCTTCACTGACTTCACTcgattaatcataaattaaaacattgatCAAAATCCAAACCCATATATATCAACAACTTATTGAAGTTTCCTTGTATAAGATTAACAGCCCTATACTATTATGATTAATACATGGTTTAATACTCATTAATATGctgaatttgatttgatgcTTGCAAACTTTTTTGAGTTGATGAACCCACATCTATGAATATGAATACTATCGATTTATACACGttgaaattgttttattttctgtgatagtagtattaattaacaaaatatctCCTGAgcttaaaataaatgaattaggTTGAAAACGGGGTTTAACTATGAAAATTAAGCTCTTAATTACACTACAACCAAAGCAAATCAACAAGAAATCCAAGTGGAAACTCCAATAGAACACttcaatatcaaaattaaataaataaacaaataattacatTGCATCTAGATTCTGAAGGATATCAAATAGGTTTGGGGAAATCCCCTCAATCATCATCGGCGACGCAACGTCATCGTAGTCCGACACGGCGGATCTGACGGCCGCCGGGTCGGACTCCTCCCATTCATCCACTTTACCATTAAACTGCCCCAACTTTGTGACTTGTCCCTCCTCCGAGGCTGCATGAACATTGTCCTCCTCCGCCGCGGCCGCCTTCACCGCCTCCACGTCAGCATCTTGGCCGGTGAGTTCTTGCACAAGTGACCGGAACTCCAAGGCACTTGCCTCGAACTTGATAGGGTTTGTGATGTAGACAACCTTTAGTGGCggtcttttctttatttttgggCTCTTGTTTGTCTTTTTTGGGattctttccatttttctgaaatgaataaatgaagtgggatttgtttatatatatagaaaaccTAGAAATGAGGTCAAGAAGACTTGcctatctttttttctttcttcttctcaattttcttgaagaagaaagtgacATGTCTTATagta
The nucleotide sequence above comes from Salvia hispanica cultivar TCC Black 2014 chromosome 5, UniMelb_Shisp_WGS_1.0, whole genome shotgun sequence. Encoded proteins:
- the LOC125189435 gene encoding nudix hydrolase 16, mitochondrial-like, which encodes MSELVARTGRQQQRYEDGYRLIAGCIPFRHRTMKDDGGGTNENIIEVLMINSTGGPGLLFPKGGWENDETAEEAAEREAMEEAGVRGDLVHFLGCYSFKSKTLQDEYSPEGLCRAAMYALHVKEELDSWPEKSHRQRSWLKNSLNLEKVGTLRVRCK
- the LOC125187836 gene encoding uncharacterized protein LOC125187836, encoding MERIPKKTNKSPKIKKRPPLKVVYITNPIKFEASALEFRSLVQELTGQDADVEAVKAAAAEEDNVHAASEEGQVTKLGQFNGKVDEWEESDPAAVRSAVSDYDDVASPMMIEGISPNLFDILQNLDAM